One bacterium genomic region harbors:
- a CDS encoding nucleoside recognition protein, with translation MKEVTNSVISYAGTAVTIALGLIGIMALWLGIMKIAEEAGLIKIIAGSLKPITKRLFPEIPLDHPAMSSMIMNISANMLGLGNAATPFGLKAMEEMEKINPNKGTASNSMVTFLAINTAGLTLIPATAIAVRAASGSSNPAIIIGTTIFGAFCATIAGISAAKLFEKFYLESWSFSSWFKKNLKFTLSILFLIAVLIIVLLTGILSKAGNIFSFISADGFKNIIQLVSSLAIPVIIVVFVLYGVIKKVKVYESFVEGAKEGFNIAVKIIPYLVAMLIAIGIFRAGGAMDYLILVLTPITNLIGMPAEALPMALMRPLSGSGSLGIMSENLAVYGPDSFIGILVSTFYGSTETTFYVLALYFGAVNIKSTRHAVPVGLIADAAGILGALFIVKLLFG, from the coding sequence ATGAAAGAAGTTACAAATTCTGTTATATCATATGCTGGAACTGCTGTTACAATAGCTCTCGGTTTAATAGGAATAATGGCTCTGTGGCTTGGCATAATGAAAATTGCGGAGGAAGCAGGATTAATTAAAATAATTGCAGGTTCACTTAAACCGATAACAAAAAGACTATTTCCGGAAATTCCTTTAGATCATCCCGCAATGAGCTCAATGATCATGAACATTTCAGCAAATATGCTCGGGCTTGGAAATGCTGCAACACCATTCGGTTTGAAGGCAATGGAAGAAATGGAAAAGATAAATCCGAATAAAGGCACGGCTTCAAATTCTATGGTAACTTTTCTGGCTATAAATACGGCAGGACTTACGTTAATTCCTGCAACTGCAATTGCTGTTCGTGCGGCATCAGGAAGTTCGAATCCTGCAATCATTATCGGTACGACTATTTTCGGAGCTTTCTGCGCTACAATTGCAGGCATTTCAGCAGCTAAATTATTTGAAAAGTTTTATCTGGAATCCTGGAGTTTCTCAAGCTGGTTTAAGAAAAATTTAAAATTTACTTTATCAATTTTATTTCTGATTGCAGTGTTAATTATTGTATTATTGACAGGCATTTTGTCTAAAGCAGGAAATATATTTTCCTTTATTTCAGCTGATGGTTTTAAAAATATTATTCAGTTAGTTTCAAGTCTTGCAATTCCTGTGATCATTGTTGTTTTTGTTTTGTACGGTGTAATCAAAAAGGTAAAAGTGTACGAAAGTTTTGTCGAAGGTGCGAAAGAAGGCTTTAATATCGCTGTAAAAATAATTCCTTACCTTGTGGCAATGTTGATTGCAATAGGAATTTTTCGTGCCGGTGGTGCGATGGACTATTTGATATTAGTTCTTACTCCAATTACAAATCTGATAGGAATGCCGGCAGAAGCTTTACCAATGGCATTGATGCGACCGCTTTCAGGAAGTGGATCACTGGGAATTATGTCCGAGAATCTTGCGGTTTACGGACCGGATTCATTCATCGGAATTTTAGTATCAACTTTTTACGGAAGCACTGAAACAACTTTTTACGTTCTGGCATTATACTTTGGCGCAGTGAACATAAAAAGTACCAGACACGCTGTACCGGTTGGTTTAATTGCTGATGCAGCTGGTATTCTCGGTGCACTTTTCATAGTTAAGTTACTTTTTGGATAA
- a CDS encoding D-glycerate dehydrogenase, giving the protein MKVFITRELPEIAFDLLSKNHIPFDYFKSDSPIPRKVLLKKVQDCDAIISLLTEKIDKEVIDAMPQCKVIANYAVGYNNIDINYAKKKNIIVTNTPDVLTESTADLTMALVLACARRFSEGEKLIRAGKFKGWKPKLLLGMELKEKTFGILGAGRIGSAVAKRAKAFGTNIIYVDNKRNQKLERVTEAKKVSLDYLLKKSDILSLHLPLNERTFHYLDENKLSSLKKNSILINTTRGEIIDENALIKLLKKNRFMAVGFDVFENEPKINPDLLKFQNVLVMPHLGSATNEARNSMAELAAKNVINVLKGKPALTPVFKL; this is encoded by the coding sequence ATGAAAGTATTTATTACAAGAGAACTACCTGAAATTGCATTCGATTTACTTAGTAAAAATCATATACCATTCGATTACTTTAAAAGTGATAGCCCAATTCCAAGGAAAGTGCTTCTTAAGAAAGTGCAAGACTGTGATGCTATAATTTCACTACTTACAGAAAAAATTGATAAGGAAGTCATAGATGCAATGCCTCAATGTAAAGTAATAGCTAATTACGCAGTGGGCTATAATAATATAGATATCAATTATGCCAAAAAGAAAAATATTATTGTCACCAATACACCGGATGTTTTGACTGAATCCACAGCTGATCTTACAATGGCATTAGTTCTTGCCTGTGCAAGAAGGTTCAGTGAAGGTGAAAAGTTAATCCGCGCTGGCAAGTTCAAAGGTTGGAAACCTAAACTTTTATTAGGAATGGAGCTCAAAGAAAAAACTTTTGGAATACTCGGCGCGGGAAGAATCGGCAGTGCTGTTGCTAAACGAGCCAAAGCATTCGGAACAAATATCATTTATGTTGATAATAAGAGAAATCAAAAACTTGAAAGAGTGACAGAAGCAAAAAAAGTTTCTTTGGATTATCTTCTTAAAAAATCTGATATTCTTTCATTACATCTGCCGCTAAATGAAAGGACTTTTCATTATTTAGATGAAAATAAACTTAGCAGTCTCAAGAAAAATTCAATTCTTATCAACACAACACGTGGTGAGATAATTGATGAGAATGCACTTATCAAATTATTGAAAAAGAATAGATTTATGGCAGTCGGATTTGATGTATTTGAAAATGAACCAAAGATAAATCCGGACTTACTGAAATTTCAAAATGTTTTAGTAATGCCGCATTTAGGCAGTGCAACGAATGAAGCAAGGAATAGCATGGCAGAACTTGCAGCCAAAAATGTTATTAATGTCCTCAAAGGAAAGCCTGCATTAACACCGGTTTTCAAACTTTAA
- a CDS encoding alanine dehydrogenase: MRIGIPTETRWEEKRIPLTPAGVDSLIRTGHTIYIQSGAGDASHFTDQEYREVGATIVYNREEVFGRSEMILKVAPVTEEESELFVDKQILFSFLLLTMGKKKIIENLLSKKITAIGFELIERDSRLPILHAMSEIAGPLAIQVAERYLESFTKSGRGILLGGITGVAPAAVVILGAGVVGITAARAALGRGAQVIVIDKDLSRLRQIETEFHRGVTTVMANPYTISRGVKFADVLIGAVLIKGEKAPHLVTEQMVKEMKKGAVIVDVSIDQGGCVETSRITTISEPVYTLHNVIHYCVPNMPSLVARTASYGLNNSVLDYVHDIADNGLTNALMGDEGLSKGVCSYNGTCTNESIAESFEVSYKKLHVFSTN; encoded by the coding sequence ATGAGAATTGGAATACCTACCGAAACTCGCTGGGAAGAGAAGCGAATTCCACTGACTCCCGCCGGAGTCGATTCACTAATCAGAACAGGTCATACAATTTACATCCAAAGCGGTGCTGGCGATGCAAGCCATTTTACTGATCAGGAGTACCGCGAGGTTGGAGCGACAATAGTCTACAACAGGGAAGAAGTGTTTGGCCGTTCCGAAATGATACTTAAAGTAGCTCCTGTCACCGAGGAAGAGTCAGAGCTGTTTGTTGATAAGCAGATATTATTCTCGTTTCTTCTCCTTACGATGGGCAAGAAGAAGATAATAGAAAATCTTCTATCAAAAAAAATTACAGCGATTGGTTTTGAATTGATTGAACGAGATTCGCGTTTACCGATTCTTCATGCGATGAGTGAAATTGCTGGTCCGCTGGCTATTCAGGTTGCGGAACGTTACCTTGAAAGTTTCACTAAAAGCGGCAGAGGAATATTGCTTGGTGGAATTACCGGAGTTGCACCTGCTGCTGTAGTAATTTTGGGTGCCGGAGTAGTAGGAATTACAGCCGCAAGAGCTGCTCTTGGACGAGGTGCTCAAGTGATCGTTATTGATAAAGATTTATCTCGCTTAAGACAAATAGAAACAGAGTTTCACAGAGGAGTTACGACAGTAATGGCAAATCCATATACCATTTCACGTGGTGTGAAATTTGCCGATGTTCTCATCGGTGCAGTATTGATCAAGGGAGAAAAAGCACCTCATCTGGTAACAGAACAAATGGTAAAAGAAATGAAAAAAGGTGCGGTAATCGTTGATGTATCGATAGATCAGGGTGGCTGTGTTGAAACCAGTAGAATTACAACAATTTCAGAGCCTGTTTACACATTGCACAATGTAATTCATTATTGTGTACCAAATATGCCTTCATTAGTTGCGCGTACGGCTAGTTACGGTCTAAATAATTCAGTGCTTGATTATGTGCACGATATAGCTGACAACGGATTAACTAATGCACTAATGGGTGATGAAGGATTGTCAAAAGGTGTTTGTTCGTATAACGGAACGTGTACAAATGAATCTATCGCTGAATCGTTTGAAGTGAGCTATAAAAAGCTTCATGTATTTTCAACTAATTAA
- a CDS encoding acetyl-CoA hydrolase/transferase family protein, with amino-acid sequence MVTVEEIRKKNLPANLYNIYSKKLTTADEAVKKIKSGDNVVIQPGCAVPLELVRAMVRRKDELENVTIYHILIVGELPYVNPGMEKHFKHKAFFVGANVRKAVQEGRAEFVPIFLSEVPLLFKRNIIPVDVALLNVSPPDEHGFCSYGVDVGTIKTAAEKSKIVIAQINPEMPRCLGDSFIHINKIHHIVEHSEPIQELPQVDPDTSEEMLRIYDAIGKNTAELIEDGSTLQMGIGAIPDSVMKYLHDRKNLGIHTEMFSDGIIGLVEEGVINGEAKTIHPGKIIAGFVLGTKKVYNFIDNNPVIEFHPQEYVNDPFIIAQNKKMVAINSAIEIDITGQVCADSIGTKIFSGIGGQVDFIRGAAHSEGGKPIIALPSITKDGKVSRIVPKLNPGAGVVTSRGDVHYVITEYGVAHLFGKTLKERARELIKIAHPKFRDELNKYAKETRHI; translated from the coding sequence ATGGTAACTGTGGAAGAAATTAGAAAAAAGAATTTACCAGCTAATCTGTATAACATCTATAGTAAGAAGTTAACAACTGCAGATGAGGCAGTAAAGAAGATTAAATCCGGCGACAATGTAGTTATTCAACCAGGATGTGCGGTTCCTCTTGAACTTGTAAGAGCAATGGTTAGGAGAAAAGATGAACTTGAGAATGTTACCATCTATCACATACTGATTGTGGGAGAACTCCCGTACGTTAATCCCGGTATGGAAAAGCATTTTAAGCATAAAGCATTCTTTGTGGGTGCAAATGTTCGTAAAGCAGTACAGGAAGGCCGGGCGGAATTTGTTCCAATATTTTTATCAGAAGTGCCTTTGCTATTCAAAAGGAATATTATTCCTGTTGACGTAGCCTTACTTAATGTTTCACCGCCTGATGAACACGGTTTTTGCAGCTATGGTGTAGATGTTGGAACAATAAAAACTGCTGCAGAAAAATCTAAAATTGTTATTGCTCAGATAAATCCGGAAATGCCGCGTTGTCTCGGAGATAGTTTTATACATATCAATAAAATTCATCACATTGTAGAACACTCCGAACCCATTCAGGAACTTCCCCAGGTTGATCCTGATACAAGCGAGGAGATGCTCCGGATATATGATGCGATTGGGAAGAATACTGCTGAACTAATTGAAGATGGATCTACTTTACAAATGGGGATTGGCGCAATCCCCGATTCGGTAATGAAATATTTACACGATAGGAAAAATCTGGGGATTCATACCGAAATGTTTTCCGATGGAATTATAGGATTGGTAGAAGAAGGAGTAATAAATGGAGAAGCAAAAACAATTCACCCAGGAAAAATAATTGCCGGATTTGTTCTGGGGACTAAAAAAGTATACAATTTTATTGATAATAATCCTGTAATTGAATTTCATCCGCAAGAGTATGTAAATGATCCATTCATCATTGCTCAAAATAAAAAAATGGTTGCTATCAATTCTGCAATAGAAATAGACATAACAGGTCAGGTATGTGCAGATTCCATTGGAACAAAAATATTCAGCGGAATTGGTGGGCAGGTAGATTTTATCAGAGGGGCAGCACATTCTGAAGGAGGTAAACCAATAATTGCACTTCCATCGATTACAAAAGATGGAAAGGTTTCCCGGATAGTCCCAAAGCTAAATCCGGGTGCGGGTGTTGTTACCTCGCGCGGTGATGTACATTACGTAATTACAGAATACGGAGTTGCTCACTTATTTGGAAAAACTTTAAAAGAAAGAGCTCGGGAACTTATCAAAATAGCTCATCCGAAATTTCGTGACGAACTAAACAAATACGCTAAAGAAACAAGACACATCTGA
- a CDS encoding metallophosphoesterase: MVAVIGDIHGCFHTLKKLYALILKKYPDIPVCAVGDLVDRGKFSYEVVEFVKKNKITFTAGNHDYMFYYFIKHPSSMLGRSWVFNGSETTLDSYSNRFSEMNKHLNFIIKAPLILDLSDCFICHAGISSHYGRKLGKHPLSDKQKLINIIEKDLNTDRGILWTRDKLLNLGKLQIVGHTRFQEITYDEDSDTVYVDTAACSGNKLSAVIISESNIVDRLSVPTEKIDII; encoded by the coding sequence ATGGTTGCAGTAATCGGGGATATTCACGGTTGTTTTCATACACTTAAAAAGTTGTATGCTTTAATTTTAAAGAAGTATCCAGACATTCCTGTTTGTGCTGTTGGAGATCTTGTTGACAGGGGCAAATTCAGCTACGAAGTTGTTGAGTTTGTAAAAAAGAATAAGATTACTTTTACTGCTGGCAACCACGATTATATGTTTTATTATTTCATTAAACACCCTTCAAGTATGCTCGGAAGATCCTGGGTTTTTAATGGTTCAGAAACTACTCTGGATTCTTATAGCAATCGCTTCAGTGAGATGAATAAACATCTTAACTTTATTATAAAAGCTCCGTTGATCCTTGATTTAAGTGATTGCTTTATCTGTCATGCCGGAATTTCAAGTCACTATGGAAGAAAGCTTGGCAAACATCCATTATCTGATAAGCAGAAGCTCATCAATATTATCGAAAAAGATTTAAACACAGACCGCGGTATACTTTGGACAAGAGACAAGCTGTTAAATCTTGGGAAATTGCAAATTGTTGGTCATACAAGGTTCCAGGAAATAACTTACGATGAAGATAGTGATACAGTTTATGTTGATACAGCCGCATGCTCAGGGAACAAGCTCAGCGCTGTGATTATAAGTGAAAGTAATATTGTTGATAGGCTTTCAGTGCCTACAGAAAAGATAGATATTATTTAA
- a CDS encoding ABC transporter ATP-binding protein gives MLKLTNLTKKFGNFTAVNNINLEINAGDFFGFLGQNGAGKTTTIKMITGLYAPSEGTVHIGGFDIQKNNIEAKKLIGYIPDQPFLYEKLTGKEFLFFCGGLYKIEKNKLRNKIDETIDQLKIEQWIDKRTEEYSQGMKQRIAIASALLHDPQLLVVDEPMVGLDPQSALVVKNVLKEKSSQGVAIFMSTHSLNVAEEVCSRIGIIKDGQMIFEDKKEVVEKIKGTDHQNLESLFLHLTK, from the coding sequence ATGCTCAAATTAACCAACCTCACTAAAAAGTTCGGGAATTTCACGGCGGTAAATAATATCAACCTCGAAATAAATGCAGGTGATTTTTTCGGATTTCTTGGTCAAAATGGAGCCGGCAAAACAACAACGATTAAAATGATCACCGGACTCTATGCTCCATCAGAAGGAACCGTGCATATCGGTGGTTTTGATATTCAAAAAAATAATATTGAAGCTAAAAAATTAATCGGCTACATACCTGACCAACCTTTTCTTTATGAAAAATTAACCGGAAAAGAATTTCTCTTTTTCTGTGGTGGACTCTATAAAATTGAAAAAAACAAATTGAGAAATAAAATTGATGAGACAATCGACCAGTTAAAGATTGAGCAATGGATTGATAAGCGAACTGAAGAATATTCACAGGGAATGAAACAGCGGATAGCGATTGCTTCAGCATTGCTTCACGATCCACAGCTGCTTGTTGTTGATGAACCGATGGTTGGATTGGATCCGCAAAGTGCATTAGTTGTTAAAAATGTACTGAAAGAAAAATCATCACAGGGAGTAGCGATATTTATGTCCACTCATAGTTTAAATGTGGCTGAAGAAGTCTGTTCTAGAATTGGAATTATCAAAGATGGTCAAATGATATTTGAAGATAAAAAAGAAGTCGTTGAAAAAATAAAAGGAACAGATCATCAAAATCTTGAATCACTCTTTTTACATCTTACAAAATAA